A single Actinomadura algeriensis DNA region contains:
- a CDS encoding TetR/AcrR family transcriptional regulator produces MTTQAVPREPQQDRSRATRQRLLEAAVECLASVGWAGTTVAVVAEHAGVSRGAAQHHFRTREELVTAAVEYGSDVRIARMRERLDELADLRPSTLAVVTLLGEMYTSPLFRAALQLWVAASSDEQLRAQVVPLETRVGREAHRLTVEALGADESVPGVRETVQATLDLVRGLGLADLLTDDSARRGRLLGQWAATLDTALVRRPDQLPASRND; encoded by the coding sequence ATGACCACGCAGGCAGTCCCCCGGGAGCCCCAGCAGGACCGCAGCCGCGCGACGCGGCAACGCCTCCTCGAGGCCGCCGTCGAGTGCCTGGCCTCGGTCGGCTGGGCCGGGACGACCGTGGCCGTCGTCGCCGAGCACGCCGGCGTCTCGCGCGGCGCCGCGCAGCACCACTTCCGCACGCGCGAGGAACTGGTGACGGCCGCGGTCGAGTACGGCTCGGACGTCCGGATCGCGCGGATGCGCGAGCGGCTGGACGAACTCGCCGACCTGCGCCCGAGCACACTCGCCGTCGTCACCCTGCTCGGCGAGATGTACACGTCGCCGCTGTTTCGTGCGGCGCTCCAGCTGTGGGTGGCGGCGAGCTCCGACGAGCAGCTGCGTGCGCAGGTCGTCCCGCTGGAGACGCGGGTGGGCCGCGAGGCTCACCGTCTGACGGTCGAGGCGCTGGGCGCGGACGAGTCGGTACCGGGGGTTCGCGAGACCGTGCAGGCGACTCTCGACCTCGTGCGCGGCCTCGGCCTGGCCGATCTGCTCACCGATGACTCGGCACGGCGCGGCAGGCTCCTCGGCCAATGGGCCGCGACCCTCGACACGGCCCTCGTTCGCCGACCCGACCAGCTGCCCGCCTCACGGAACGACTGA
- a CDS encoding alpha/beta hydrolase: MTVDYLEFFPDWVRDAAEPRGETEWWSWRGMRIRLERAIAPAAPVKYVVLHGAGGHAEMLWPYVRLLGAVDAVAPDLPGYGLTRCNGRPVTYELWVDLAAELVRLERERDDRPVVVLGASMGGMLAYSAVARAGADGLVATCLLDMRDAEVRAAAARFGWLGRHSGSLLSGFRVLDGMRVPVRWPARMSAMANRRDLNAAVAGDRFGGGGRVSLRFLRTYMTSVPEVEPDEFTACPVLVVHPGADGWTPVELSRPFFDRLPVERRLVMLDGCGHMPVEDPGLGQMADALRAFNAELTSSVDGGDLTHDRARGQV; this comes from the coding sequence ATGACAGTCGACTACCTTGAGTTCTTCCCCGACTGGGTGCGGGATGCAGCGGAGCCACGAGGCGAGACGGAGTGGTGGTCGTGGCGGGGGATGCGAATTCGGCTGGAGCGGGCGATCGCCCCGGCCGCCCCGGTGAAGTACGTCGTGCTGCACGGGGCGGGCGGCCACGCGGAGATGCTGTGGCCTTACGTCCGGCTCTTGGGGGCGGTGGATGCGGTGGCGCCGGACCTGCCCGGTTATGGACTGACTCGTTGCAACGGACGGCCGGTGACGTACGAGCTGTGGGTGGACTTGGCCGCGGAGTTGGTCCGGCTGGAGCGGGAACGCGACGATCGTCCGGTGGTCGTCCTCGGGGCCAGCATGGGCGGGATGCTCGCCTACAGCGCGGTCGCGCGCGCCGGAGCCGACGGACTGGTCGCGACCTGCCTGCTGGATATGCGTGACGCCGAGGTGCGCGCTGCCGCCGCGCGGTTCGGATGGCTGGGGCGGCATTCGGGATCGCTGTTGAGCGGTTTTCGAGTTCTGGACGGGATGCGGGTGCCGGTGCGCTGGCCGGCTCGAATGTCGGCGATGGCCAACCGGCGCGACTTGAACGCCGCCGTGGCCGGGGACCGGTTCGGTGGCGGTGGACGGGTCTCGTTGCGGTTTCTGCGCACGTACATGACCTCGGTGCCGGAGGTGGAGCCGGACGAGTTCACGGCCTGTCCGGTGCTGGTGGTTCATCCGGGTGCAGACGGATGGACGCCCGTGGAGTTGAGCCGGCCGTTCTTCGATCGGCTGCCGGTGGAGCGGCGGTTGGTGATGCTGGACGGCTGCGGGCACATGCCCGTAGAGGACCCAGGGCTCGGCCAGATGGCGGACGCCTTGCGAGCATTCAATGCCGAATTGACGTCGTCCGTAGATGGTGGCGACCTCACCCACGACCGGGCGCGCGGGCAGGTCTAA
- a CDS encoding TetR/AcrR family transcriptional regulator, with product MSGSLRRTIGSRQDTERSLAFLLAFGAAMQGTPKPLRPRKSPRQKRSSDTRERIVQAAARVFVEHGYAAGTTNRIAEEAGLSIGSLYQYFPNKDALLLELTHRHIEEGRQVVVAALERGLPSDCNDRVALFVDTALEAHRGDSRLHQVLFEESPRPPALLAELHTLQNALVDTIAELLSAAPDVDFSDARLGAWFLVSTTESLTHRYFADRPTSDITVFREELITLLTAYLRHERTNEPTAGGS from the coding sequence ATGAGCGGCTCCTTGCGTCGAACGATCGGCAGCCGCCAAGATACTGAGCGATCACTTGCATTTCTACTCGCTTTTGGGGCCGCGATGCAGGGCACCCCCAAGCCCCTCAGACCTCGTAAATCTCCACGTCAGAAGCGTTCTTCGGATACGCGGGAGCGGATCGTCCAGGCGGCTGCTCGCGTTTTCGTCGAGCACGGCTACGCCGCCGGCACCACCAACCGCATCGCCGAGGAGGCGGGCCTATCGATCGGCTCGCTGTATCAGTACTTTCCGAACAAGGACGCGCTCCTGCTCGAGCTCACCCATCGACACATCGAAGAGGGACGGCAAGTCGTCGTCGCAGCGTTGGAACGCGGACTTCCCTCCGACTGCAACGACCGCGTCGCCCTGTTCGTCGACACTGCTCTAGAAGCTCACCGGGGCGACTCTCGTCTCCACCAAGTCCTCTTCGAGGAGTCGCCGCGGCCGCCCGCCCTGCTGGCCGAGCTTCACACGCTTCAGAACGCCCTCGTCGACACGATCGCCGAACTGCTCAGCGCGGCACCCGACGTCGACTTCAGCGATGCTCGTCTCGGCGCCTGGTTCCTGGTGAGCACGACCGAATCCCTCACTCACCGCTACTTCGCCGATCGCCCCACTTCCGACATCACCGTCTTCCGCGAAGAGCTGATCACCCTGCTGACGGCCTACCTGCGCCACGAACGAACGAACGAGCCGACGGCAGGGGGCTCCTGA
- a CDS encoding helix-turn-helix domain-containing protein, with protein MSALNPSESVRAFFAFHLKRNREERGWSQPELATRVHSPSDLVGGVETCSRRPTRKLSRMLDELFGLEQFFEALYPRVVEESGLSPGFAEFIEAETEAGVIRMYENFLITDLFQTKEYARAVLQAGRPPNTVERLVAARVERQEILHQDSPPMVVALLDSSALRRPFGGREVMRAQLEHLLTSAELPHVHVHIVPEDAALSAGGSFTLLSSANEPGRAYAESAGGRGRTVDDAAYVAELDELLDLIRSKALNAEDSQVAILKALEEL; from the coding sequence ATGTCCGCCCTGAACCCCTCGGAGTCCGTCCGTGCATTCTTCGCCTTCCACCTCAAGCGAAACCGGGAAGAGAGGGGCTGGTCGCAGCCGGAACTCGCGACGAGGGTCCACAGTCCGAGCGATCTGGTGGGCGGGGTCGAAACGTGCTCCCGCCGTCCGACGCGCAAGCTCTCCCGGATGCTGGACGAACTCTTCGGGCTGGAACAGTTCTTCGAGGCCCTCTATCCCCGAGTCGTCGAGGAGAGCGGCCTTTCACCCGGGTTCGCCGAGTTCATCGAAGCCGAAACCGAAGCCGGAGTGATCAGGATGTACGAGAACTTCCTGATCACGGATCTCTTCCAGACGAAGGAGTACGCCCGCGCGGTACTTCAGGCCGGTCGGCCGCCGAACACGGTGGAACGTCTCGTCGCCGCGCGCGTGGAAAGACAGGAGATCCTGCACCAGGACTCCCCACCCATGGTGGTCGCGCTACTCGATTCGTCCGCCCTCAGGCGGCCGTTCGGTGGACGGGAGGTCATGCGCGCTCAGCTCGAGCACTTGCTGACCTCGGCGGAACTGCCCCATGTCCACGTGCACATCGTGCCCGAAGACGCGGCGCTCTCTGCCGGAGGATCCTTCACCCTCCTCAGTTCGGCGAACGAGCCCGGCAGGGCGTACGCCGAGTCGGCGGGCGGCCGCGGCCGAACGGTCGATGACGCGGCGTACGTCGCGGAACTCGACGAGCTGCTCGACCTGATCAGATCCAAGGCCTTGAACGCCGAAGACTCACAGGTCGCCATCCTCAAAGCCCTGGAGGAACTGTGA